The Lolium rigidum isolate FL_2022 unplaced genomic scaffold, APGP_CSIRO_Lrig_0.1 contig_8291_1, whole genome shotgun sequence genomic sequence TGAGGTAAGAAATCAAATTAATCATGCTATTTGGTTGAAGAAAATATCTAAGCCTTACTGAATCTCTGCATGTAACAGGTGAAAGGTGAGGATGCTGTTAAGATGGCTCAACAGCTGGCATTGAAAGAAGGTCTTCTGGTGAGTCACACAAAGCATATTTTCCTCTGCTCTCTTCAGAAAGAATCAAGATAAAGAACAGACTCCTCGTGCAATTGTTGGCTAATGTGAAAATGAATATGATTGGAATAAAACTGTTAGATGAACTGGTAACAAATTTGGCAGGTAGGGATCTCATCAGGAGCAAACACGGTTGCGGCCATTGAACTCGCCAAAAGGCCAGAAAACAAAGGGAAGCTCATTGTGGTATGTCATATCCATATATGCATGCCTATCTCTGTTAAATGTATCAAAAAAATGTATCAAAAAAATGTTACATGGAGAAGTTTTATCCAGAAGGCTAACTGACCGGTGCAACCGTTGTTTCAGACCGTTCATCCGAGCGCAGGGGAGCGATACTTGTCGTCAGCCCTGTTCGAGAGTCTGAGGAAAGAAGCCGAGGCCATGCAGCCAGTGCCAGTGGACTAAGTTGCAACTTAGAATGAATGCAGACAGAATAAAATTCACTGGCTTATCATGTTGCAAGCTGCACCTCATTTGCAGCCTTCAGTTTGTGCCTCGTGTGGACCTTGTATAAACAACAATTAAAATGGTTGAAAAGGTTTTTATTTTACCTTATGGCTTCTCCCATCACCTCGCGTGGTCCACTGAGCTGCGTCGTACTTTGGGTTAGCCAGCGAGCTGGCTCTGCTGGTGCTGCTTTAGTATGAACAACTTCGTCCTTTCGCTCTTCTGGTTGAGCATCCCGCTCCCTCTTCTCGCATCCAGTTAGATCTGTCGGCAAGGTGATTATATCTATGCAGAGTTGCAGATAATCTAATCTGTTCTCTTCCTCTTTTTACCCACTCCTATCGCAGAAGCTATAGGCCCTCCTTGTTGCCAAATTTCTTCCTCAGCTGTGTCATGTATATATAGAAAGAGGTGGTTTGTTTTTTCCATTTGCAATTTTGTTGTGCCCCAGATGATGATTTATTTCCTTctttggtaaaaacaatgcatgccACAATTTAAATTAGTAGCATTAAGAGTAAGTGGTAATTTCCAATGACTTCCCCCTGTTCTGAATGTTTACCATTCAAGGCAAGAAACCAGAATCGGCAAAAGTAAGCATGCACAAAAAGAACGAACTATGCCAGGTTCTGTGTTCAGAATCACTGAGGAAGTACGCCCTTCACTGTGGTCCTCTGAGTCGGATGATTATTCTGGCTAGTTCCTGCATTTTGCAAACACAAGCACAAAGCCACGATCACACATCgaacacgacggtgcacgacattAGCCTACTGTACAAGCACATGTGCAAAGTTACAGCTATGTCTGGAAAGATGTTCAAGTAAAATCAATTGTATTCTTTTTGCACAACCGGAACCCATTTTTGTTTGTAAAACACAGATTATGCGAACTTGAGCCTGGACAATTTGTAACGTAAATTCAGAGTTTATTTTGTGGTTCTCATGTAATCCAAATAACATTTCTTGAATTTCTAATAGCAAGTTGGCTTACTTGAAATGGTTCTCCATGTTACTCCAGCAGCAGCAAGCCCATGTGGACGGAGGCGCACATGCcgggcgcggcggctgtcgcctGTCCGGCACCACAAAACCCCACCACCTCCATCCCACTCCTCTGCAGTCTCCTGTCCATCATGGCGTCGGAGTGCGAGTCCGGCGACGCCATGACGCAGCACGGCCAGCACGAGCACCTCCGCCCCGACGGCACGGAGCCGCTATCCCGCATCGCCGTGGACTACACCCCGGACGCGTGCCACCACGCGCGGGCCACCGGCGAGATCCACGTCACCTACGACCACCGCGGCGGCGCGCGCTGGCGCTCCCCGTGCCGCTTCCTCCCGGGCGGCGCCGTGGCGGCGGCCGTCCGCGCACCCGCGGGGGACACCGCGGGGCTCAACTACAACCTCTACCTCTCCTCCCTGGAGGGGTCCCCGGACATGGACGAGATCGACTTCGAGTTCCTCGGCGGCGACAAGCGCGCCGTGCAGACCAACTTCTACGTCGGTGGTTGCGGCGGGAGGGAGATGGTCCACGAGCTCCCGTTCGACTCCTCCGACGGGTTCCACCACTACGCCGTGGCATGGGGCGCCGATGCCATCGAGTGGcgcgtcgacggggagctggtcCGGCGGGAGGAGCGGGGCAATGACGGGGAGCCCTGGCCGGAGAAGCCCATGTTCCTGTACGCGTCCCTGTGGGACGCCAGTGGGATCGACGAGGGGAGGTGGACTGGCACCTACCACGGCCGCGACGCGCCCTACGTCTGCAGCTACAGAGATGTCAGGGTGCCCTTTGCACTGTCAGtcacagaagaagaggaagaatgcCAAGATGATGCTAATGCCGCCGGTACCATCTGCAGCGCTGctgctgtggcggaggtggatgCCGGAGCTGGCGAAGATTAGATCCTGGTCATGTTTTGTTGGTGAAAACCACCAACAATTTGCTGCAAAGCAATGCTGTCTCTTTCTTCGTTGGATGTTCTAACTAGAGATTCAGAATCATTCATTCTCCTACCGACTACTCTGTCATTCTCCTGCTTCTCCAATTCCAAAGATAAAATTACAAGTACACGTTGGCTTCACTCAACCAGCAGCATTTCTCCACAAGATTGTTCTTTTACAAGATCTCTGCATAAGATGAACCAACCAACAGAATTTGGCAGAGAGtccagagaaagaaagaaaaaaacagcTTCAGAATTTGGCATATAGGGGATCGCCATCACCAAACGTCCTTTGCTTTGTTGTATGCGTCTTGTCAGGCTTTTATGCCACCTCCAAGGCTTGGTCCTGCTAGATTGATAGCTTCAAGACGTACCACACATAGTTTTCACGTTTCTTTAACCTATGTGGTGCTTGATTCATCCGCAAATACCCATCCACATAATTTCCGACCAGATTTCATTTTCGCTTGGCCAAGTGCTATGCAATTTAAAGGCCGTGCTGTTGGGCTCAATAAGCAGCCATCCTCAGTGGCCataaaaaggaggacaatcgtccAGCTTCCAGTACACCATTAGCATTTGCCTTCCTGCTCTGTCTTGTAGAGGTTCGACCTGCTGTAAACGAGCACAGATGGAACCCATGAACTGGGGAGAAGGGGACACGAGCTATGCCCACAACTCTGGTATTCAGGTATTTTCTCCTCTGTGTTAGTTTACTACTGTGGCTAGCAACTTGACAAAGGTTGCGTTTCGTGTTTCCTTTTTTCTATTCTCCTAGTTTTCCAGGTATttagaaaatatataaaaaagaTCTAAAAATGTGTCGAGACAACATCATTCGGTGTTGTGAGTGGTTGCCGATAAACTAGGTCACCGGGTGAGTCTATATACTGATGACATAGTTTGCAATACACATTTCTTGtagacaacatccctcatagcatGAGCTACCCACAATTGGTGCATTTGGCGTATAATAATTATGGCGCATATCTCACAGGAACCATATTCATTTACAAAGGGCAGTAAGAAAAAATCgtttggcctagtttaattaatatcCTTGCCATAGTTGATTTATAAAGAAGAACATGAACTGACAACCACTATATAGATTTTCTTAAGAACTACAACTCGAATGCAGAATGCTGAGCAGAACAGGATGAAGCCCATGATAGAAGCCGCCATAATTGACTTATGCACAAGTACCAGCACCTTGTTTCCCCGAAATATGGTGATTGCCGACTTGGGTTGCTCCTTTGGAACAAACGCGCTAGTGCTGGTATCGACTGCCATCGAGGCCATCCACAGTTACTGCATTCAGTTCCAAAGGCAACCACCTGAAGTGTGTATATTCCTCAATGACCTTCCTGACAACGACTTCAACATGGTGATAAAGAGCTTGGTCACGCTCCGAAAAATTAATGAGCCTATTGTGGTGGCCAGTGTCACCCCAGGGTCATTTTACGAGAGACTCTTCACTAGTGGCTCATTACATCTTGTTTGCTCGTCCAGCAGCCTGCATTGGCTATCAAAGGTGTGACATTTTCGCAACATGATGTAGCAACCGGTTACATCACTTTTTAAATCATATAACCAAATTCCTTATCTCTACAGGCTCCAGAAGTACTAACAAGGAACCATATCCCAGCGTACAACATTGATGAGCATGCAAGACATGAAATGCTTCCTATGATCCATGAGGCTTATGCACAACAGTTTAAGAATGATTTCACACATTTCCTAAAGCTAAGAGCCAAAGAATTCCTCTCAGGAGGCCGGATGGTTATTTCTATTACAGGAAGGCATTTTGATGGAATGGACTCCAAACTATTTCACATATGGGAAAGCATAGTTCAGATTCTAAGTGTTATGGCCTTAGAGGTATATTTATTTGAtatcttgcatatgattttatcatTTTTAATGAATGTGCAAGTAATTGATCTTTTGGGTCTGATTAACAGGGTGTGATTGACAAAGCTAAGTATGATTCCTTCTACATGCCAATGTATGGACCTTCCAGTAAAGAGCTTAGGGAGATCATCCAGGAAGAGGGCTCCTTTTCAATCAAGGAGATGGTAGTGCGCGGCTTAACAAGTGGTGCGGACTCTGCGCTCTTCACTCCAAAATTGTACATGTGCCAGATGCGAGCTGTGTTTGAGCCACTGATTGTGAAACATTTTGGGGAAGTCATGGAAGAATTTATGAGGACCGCAGAGAGACAATGGAGCCTGGACGGAATCTTGAGAGATCATCTTGCTAGATTAACATGGCTATGTGTATCACTCACCAAGTCCTGATCAAGTAACTAGCTAGTTTGTCAGATGTGGCTGCATCTTTCAAGACAATCCACAGTTGATGAAATTTGAACCACTGCTTTCTTTATGGCAACAAGTAATGTATGCGTACTTTATTATGTAACCTGCACCCCATGTGTAACTGAATGTTTTCATGGAAGCACAAGAAAAATTATACTAGATGATACGCTGCTAGATGCAACGGGAAATTTAATTTGCTGCCCACATCATCATTCTCCTGCAGACTCCTCTGTCATTGTTCTGCTTCTCCAATTCCAAAGATTAAATTACAAGTACACGTTGGCTTTACTGAAACTGAACTAGCAGCATTTCTCCACAAGATTGTTCTTTTACAAGATTTCAGTCGCAGAAGATGAACCAACCAACCAACAGAATTTGGCAGAGAGtccagagaaagaaagaaaaaaacagcTTCAGAATTTGGAATATAGGGGATCGCCATCACCAAACGTCCTCTGCTTTGTTGTATGCGTCTTGTCAGGCTTTTATGCCAGCTCAAAGGCTTGGTGCTGCTAGATTGATAGCTTCAAGACGTACCACACATAGTTTTCACGTTTCTTTTACCTATGTGGTGCTTGATTCATCCGCAAATACCCATCCACATAATTTCCGACCAGATTTCTTTTTCGCTTGGCCAATTGCAATGCAATTTAAAGGCCGTCCTGTTGGGCCCAATAAGCAGCCATCCTCAGTGACCataaaaaggaggacaatcgtccAGCTTCCAGTACACCGTTAGCATTTGCCTTCCTGCTCTGTCTAGTCGAGGTTCGACCTACTGTAAACGAAGACGGATGGAGCCCATGAACTGGGGAGAAGGGGACACGAGCTATGCCCACAACTCTGGTATTCAGGTATTTTCTCCTCTGTGTTAGTTTACTACTGTGGCTAGCAACTCGATAAAGGTTGCGTTTCGTGTTTCCTAGTCTCCTAGTTTTCCAGGTATTTTGAAAATATAGTAAAAAAATCTACAAATGTGTCGAGACAACATCATTCGGTGTTGTGAGTGGTAGCCAATAAACCAGGTCACCGGGCGAGTCTATATACTCATCACATAGTTTGCAATAGACATTTCTTGTAGACAGCATCCCTCATAGCATGAGCTACCCATAATTGGTGCATTTGGCGTATAATAATTATGGCGCATATCTCACAGGAACCATATTCATTTACAAAGGGCAGTACAAAATAATCgtttggcctagtttaattaatatcCTTGCCATAGTTCCAGTGGTGGAAAGGGTTAGGAATTCAGACAATTGGTTGAGAGGTGATTTCAATTTAAAAGTGTATAACACACGGAAAAACAGGGTGCTACCCAAGCTCATAGCCCTTGGTTACCTCTAAAAAGGATGACCGTTTTCCTAGTCATTCACAATTTACTATAGTGTTGTTTGCATTTTGCACGGGATACTCTTCAACCAATTGGACTAATTTTTTCACTCAGCTACTTGTCCATCCTATATGCATCGAGTAAACCAGGATTTATAAAGAAGAACATGAACTGACAACCACTATATAGATTTTCTTAAAAACTACAACTCGAATGCAGAATGCTGAGCAGAACAGGATGAAGCCCATGATAGAAGCCGCCATAATTGACTTATGTACCAATACCAGCACCTTGTTTCCCGGAAATATGGTGATCGCCGACTTGGGTTGCTCCTCTGGCACAAACGCGCTAGTGCTGGTATCGACTGCCATCGAGGCCATCCACAGTTactgcacaaggactcgacaagctggatccGCACGCGCATCAACTTgggctacaaggaaagaagattccaacacgaatcctactaggactcttgtaaaccctagcttggctgatatataaagccaggcaggggcaccccttagggacacacaACAAAAAgcataatcatagaggcgacacgcctagacaccgcaacccgcggattagaactagactagatccaacaactccgcctatggcggccccctgtatacatatattcatatagtggattgctagcaggacgtagcgaccctccaccgcgggggcgtgaacctgggtacgtcgtgtaccgcctcgctcccggaacttccgtcgtcgcctttctctaaaacccaagcccctcatggtgggcattgccgaggagccccctcgacaaacgcagactgcagagacaatgccttcaacaaggtaacgacgaacaTGTGCCtacatcatccgccatgaccgaagtcaggGCCCGCTTTCACCGGCAGCTAAGCCTCACCATCGGGAGCTAGACGATGGATCGCGATCTCCGCCaaagctagccacacaactagccgatctcctccggcgaaagagaagaccaccaccgccatGCCTATAGTAGAAACTCCAGGCGCCCTCATGAAGCGGAAGGGACACAAACGAGGACCGCACGCCGCTGCCCGCAGGAGCCCGCTCATCCCCTCCGCCCGAGCCCCATGG encodes the following:
- the LOC124682295 gene encoding xyloglucan endotransglucosylase/hydrolase protein 31-like, with the protein product MWTEAHMPGAAAVACPAPQNPTTSIPLLCSLLSIMASECESGDAMTQHGQHEHLRPDGTEPLSRIAVDYTPDACHHARATGEIHVTYDHRGGARWRSPCRFLPGGAVAAAVRAPAGDTAGLNYNLYLSSLEGSPDMDEIDFEFLGGDKRAVQTNFYVGGCGGREMVHELPFDSSDGFHHYAVAWGADAIEWRVDGELVRREERGNDGEPWPEKPMFLYASLWDASGIDEGRWTGTYHGRDAPYVCSYRDVRVPFALSVTEEEEECQDDANAAGTICSAAAVAEVDAGAGED
- the LOC124682304 gene encoding S-adenosyl-L-methionine:benzoic acid/salicylic acid carboxyl methyltransferase 3-like — its product is MEPMNWGEGDTSYAHNSGIQNAEQNRMKPMIEAAIIDLCTSTSTLFPRNMVIADLGCSFGTNALVLVSTAIEAIHSYCIQFQRQPPEVCIFLNDLPDNDFNMVIKSLVTLRKINEPIVVASVTPGSFYERLFTSGSLHLVCSSSSLHWLSKAPEVLTRNHIPAYNIDEHARHEMLPMIHEAYAQQFKNDFTHFLKLRAKEFLSGGRMVISITGRHFDGMDSKLFHIWESIVQILSVMALEGVIDKAKYDSFYMPMYGPSSKELREIIQEEGSFSIKEMVVRGLTSGADSALFTPKLYMCQMRAVFEPLIVKHFGEVMEEFMRTAERQWSLDGILRDHLARLTWLCVSLTKS